The following nucleotide sequence is from Phycisphaera sp..
ACGACGGCGTCGCCTACCCGTACGTCGACCCGATCGTTCAAAGTCAACTCGGTATCGCTAAGGAAGATATCATCGCCGCTGAGTTCCCGGACCACCCGAGTCGTATCAAGGGCGAGATGTTCGACATCGCCGAGCACGATTCCCTCACCATCCTGCATCACGCCCCGCTCGGGATACCACTGGAGTTCGCTCGAACCGGGGAAGGCCAACAGCGTTGACCGAACGACAAGCGGAGCATCGGCGACCAACAGGCTGTCGGAGACCGGACCGCACCGCAGGTGGTACTCACCGCCCGGAGAGATATTGGACACCGGTCCGGGGCCGCGGCTGACGCTCGGCAGCGTACCAGACCCAAAGCGGGTAAAGTCGGCCCAACCGTCGGTGCGAGAGTGGAATGACCGGACCAGCACCGTCAGGGGACTGGTTAAGCCGGTATCCAGGCCAAACCACCCCCCGCGCGCGTCGAGCAGCGTCGAGGGACGCATCAGCACGCCCGCGGTCTGAGGTAATAGCGTTTGGACAAACCCGTGCGCGAAATTCTCTGGCCAAGGCTGCGGCGTGAGGGAGCCCCGCGTGCCCCGGCTGTTCGCGCTCACCATCACGCGGACGAGACCGCTGGGCTCGGTTGCCAGCATGCGAGCCATAGGCCCAAGCTCGCCGATCGGCTCGGTGGGTGCATCGAAGGGTGCTGACTCAATCTGGAAGAAGCCCCCGAGGCCGGGCTCGAGACGGCTGCGATGCACCGCGCCACTGGCCTGCTCCACCGGCAACACGGCACGGAACGCAAAACTAAACCTCGGATCGACGAGCGTGGGCTGCGTCAGCATGAAGATGTTGCTGGTGTTGACCTCGGCACCCGGCCAGGACGCCTTCGCTAGTTCGCCACCCGGGCCGTTGGGCCTCGAACACATCCCATGGAAGGCCAGCAACTGCCCACCACGCCAACCGTTCATCAACCCACCGTCAACTTGGGTATCGAGTCGGTACGGGCCGTAATAGTCTCGGCTGCGCCAAACTGCATCGAGATCAACGCCGTTGAGCGGATGATCACGAATGACCAGGGCTTCGTACTGCAGCATGGCTGCCGGCACATCGGGATGCAATGAGCCGATCACCAGGCCTGCGGTGTCTGGCAGGAATTCAGTATCATGTACCACAGGCGTCGCGCGAGAGAGAGAAACGGGCCCGACGGGCATGCTCGGACCAACGGCCGGATCACCTGCGGGCCTGGCCGCACGCATCAGCGACCGGCCGCTACCAACGGGTTCGAGACGACACGAATCGGACGGGATGTCGCCCTCGGCCGAGCCATCGGGCTGGGTGGCGAGCCACGCCCGGGCGGTATCGCCGCGATGATCCATGGAGATTGCGAGGAGGTGCCATCGGCCCCCACGGAGCGGGCTATCGATCCTTAAAACGGCCCCTTGGTGGGCGTGCCGGGCCTTGACTGACAAACCATGAACATCGACCTCCACCATGAGGCGACCACCGATCGAGATCAGTGAACTCGGTTCGGTGACCGCCTCGGGCGCATAGATCCAGACCAAGATCGACCACTGGCCGCGTGCGAGCGCGTCGGGGAGGGTCTCGGGCGCGATCTTGATCCTGGCGGTCGGATGGCTGATTCTCACCCCTGCATCGGCAGAATATACCGTACATAATACGGCAATCAATGCCATGCTATACCTGATAACCCTCGAATTGGACATGCGGCCCCTCTCCCTGGCCGTTGCGACTTGCACGGCCCTGCCCCCAACACATTTTCTTTCACAAATGGCTGGCGTGCCACAAAAATGAGCGCATATTTGAAATGTCTTGTCTCTCTCCTCCTAAACACGATGCCTGGTTGCTGCCGGACATCGTGTTTTTTTTGTGCGCCAACGCGTGCAGCTCTGCCCACGAATGCCATCCGTGGGTTTTGTGTTTGATGGGGTGTGGCCCGGCTGCCCTAGCGGGCGTGCTTGGGATCGAACGCGTCTTGCAGCGCGTCGCTGAAGACGTTGAAGGCCAGCACCAAGCCGAACATGAACGCGGTGGCCGAGCCGATCTGCCAGAAGAACTGCTTGAGTACCTCGCCGCGCGACTCGCTGATCATCACGCCCCAACTCGGCTGGCCCTGCACGCCGATGCCCAGGAAGCTGAGGATGACCTCGCTCTTGATGGCACCGATGAAGATGAGCGAGAAGTTGATGAACACCAGGAAGAGCACGTTGGGGATGATGTGCTTGCGCATGATGTAGAACCGGCCCGCTCCCAGCGCCGTGGCGCTCTGCACGTAATCGAGCGAGCGGATCTTGAGCGCCTCGCCGCGGATCTGCCGGCACGGGGCGATCCAGAATGTGACGCCGAAGGCCACGTACATCGGGATGAGGGTCTGGTGGACCTTCACGCCGTCGGTGAACGGCACCGTGACTTCCATGGAACCGAAGACGAATGCCACGACCGTGAGCAGCACGATGTAGGGGACGCTCGAGAGCGTCGAGTAGAGCCAGACGATGGCGTGGTCGACCCAGCCGCCGAAGAAGCCGGCCATCGCGCCGAGGAACGCCCCCACCACAACCGCGATGATCGCCGACACCAGGCCGACCTGCGTGGCCACCCGGATGGAGTAGACCGCGCGCCACATGATGGACCGGCCCTGCGAGTCGGTGCCCAGCAAGAGACGCATGTTGTACATGAACCCACCGAAGCCAGCAGGATCGGGCAGCACAGCATCAACACGCTCGTCGAGCACGTCGAGAGCGGTGAGCAATTCCGTGTATGCTTCGTCAGTATCCTGCTTCAGTGTATCGATACGCTGTTGTGCAGCCTGCGCATCTGCTTCGCTGACTGCGGTACGAACTTCCTCCCGAGCGTCGGCCAAGTCATCCAGGAGGTTCTCGTAGTCCTCGTAGATAATGTCGACCTCGTCTAACTGGTCGTACGCGGCCATGACAAGCGTATCGATCTCTTCGATCGGGGCATCGACCACTCGTAACTCGGCAAAGTTGACGTCGCGCAAGGCGGCTTCGGGATCTTCACGATCGAGCTCGCGCTCGACCTGTGAGAGCATGTAGTCGGCGTGCTGGAGCCGCGTGTCCGCATCTGCCTGCTCGAAGAACCCCGGCAGGCTGTCGGGCCCGACACGCTCGGTCGCCCGGGCCATCGAGAGCTCCTTGACGATGAACGTGTCGGCCAGGCGGTCGCCCGAGATGGCGTTAACCAGCTGCGCGCCGATGATGAGCACGGCGATGGAGATGTAGACAGAGATAACACCAAGGGCGACGACGGCCGCACGATCGCGCACGAAGGTGCGGAACGCGCGCGAGCGGCGGAAGGCCTTGAACCACCCCTGCTTGCCCTGGGCCAGCTCGCCCTCGATCTTGCGATCCAACAGTGATCCGCTCAACGTGCAGCCCCTCTCACTTGAGTGTCACCCGTGGATCGACGACGGCGTACAGCACGTCGGTGAGGATAATGGTGAAGATGAAGATGGCCGCGAGCAGGGCCGTGATGGCCTCGACGACTGGAAAATCCTTGTTCGTGATAGCCGTAAATAACTGCTGGCCCATGCCCGGGATACGGAAGTAGATCTCGACAAGCAGCGAGCCCATGATGATGAACGGCAGTGAGATCATCACCCGGGTGATGATGGGGATGAGCGCGTTTCGCAGCATGTGGCGGTACATCACCCGCCGGTTGCTGGCACCCTTGGCGCGTGCGGTGCGGATGTAATCCTTGTTGCACTCTTCGACCATCACGGCACGGTAGAAGCGTGTGTCATAGCCCATCGCCACGATGACGCCGATGATTACGGGCAGCAGGCAGTAATACGGCCAGCCGCTCAATGCCTTGGGCACGCCGGCGATCCAACCCCACAGCGTGCGGAAGAAGCCGGGGTTCTCGATGCCCTTGTCCTGCAATTGCATCTGCACGTCCGACCACAATGGCAGCACGGGTTCGTACCCCGAGACGGCGAAAATCTCCAGATCGAATGCGAGCCTGGGCCATTGGGCCCCAAAATATTGACCCACGATAACGTACACCAGATAGCTGATGCTCATGCCCAGCACGGCAAGGAACATCACGCCGCGATCGAGCGGCCGGCCGCGATTGAATGACGCGAGCAGGCCCAGACTTGTGGAAATGAGCGTGGTGAGGATGAGCACCGGCAGCGTGACCGACAAGCTCGGTACGATCGATGTCGAGATGATTTCGCCGACACTCTGGCTCTCGACCGACCAGCTCTTCTGATCGAAACGCAGCGTCACGATCCGTTTCAGCGCCGCAAAATACTGGTTATCCCAGAGGCTGCGGCCGAACTGCCCGATCGTCCACGGATCGTCGACGACCTCGACGTTGGCCAGGTCGGGGTCGGCGTCGACCACGAACGGCTCTGGCAACTCGCCCTCGTTCACACGCACCGGCTCGACGCGGATCGCGTCGATCACCGCACCCTTGCTCGAATCATCGAGAACGCGGACGGTGAACGATTCGCCCTTGGATAGGTCGACGCTGCCCAGGTCGTTCCAGCCCACGCCGTCGATCTCGACGGACCGCGCCGGGCGGGTCTGGTCCATCGAGACCGTTCGCAGCGCGATGTCGCCCTCGATCAGGCGGACCCACACAAGCCCGGCCTCGCCGACGGATTCAGGGTTTCCTTCCTCGTCCTCGATCGAGGGCCAGGTTGTCTGCACCTTGTACGTGCCGGCGGGCAGGTCGAAGGTCCACTGGACGTAGCCCTTGCCCGTGCCACGGCCCTTCTCGAGGTAATCACCACCGACGCCGCCCTCGCGCACCTGCCAGGTGCGTCCGCCGATCTGCCAGTCACCCAGCAGCGGCTTGTCGAGCCCGAAGTCGGTGCGTTTGGTGCTGTACTGGTCGTACGTCGGATACTTGCCCAGATACGCCGTCACCGGATCGGTGAGGCGCAGCAGAATCATCAGGAAGAGGATCACCCCCATGTACACGGGGATGTTGTACAAGATGCGTCGGAGGACGTACGCCCACATGCCGGTTTAGCCGCCTTTCGTGACTGGTGACCGGCTCAGCGGGTCTGGTTGGTGTCGCAGTACTTGAACCACGACCAGAATCGCTGCGTGGGCTTGGCGTTTTCCATGTGGTCGTTGATCATGAAGTAACGGTTGCGCGCCAGGGCACCGACGTACGGCGCGTCGGCGATGATCATGTCACGCATCTTCGTGTACAGCGCGGTCCGCTCGGGGCCAGGCTCCATGAGACGGGCCGTCTCGTACATCTCATCGAACTCGGGGCGGTTGTAGTTGCCGTGGTTGCTGCCCGGCGCGGCGTTGGGCGAGTAGAAGAGCGCCAGGTTATTCTCGGCGTCGGGGTAGTCGCTGGCCCAGGCGAAGCCAAAGAACGGCACCTCGCGGCGGTTGACACGCGCGATCAGGTCTGGGAAGTCGACCAGCACGGGTTCGAGGCGGACGCCGACCTCGGCGAGCTGGCGGACCAGCATGTCGGTCATTTCCTTGTTCTTGCCGCCGCGGCTGGTGACGTACTCGATGGGCGGCAAACCCTCTCCGTTGGGATAGCCGGCCAGCGCGAGCTGCTCGCGTGCGGCTTCCAGGTTCGGCCCCATCCAGCTCTCTTCGACCCGGTGGCCCTCGGGGTGGGCGTCCAGGCCAGGGGGGATCG
It contains:
- a CDS encoding ABC transporter permease subunit, whose translation is MSGSLLDRKIEGELAQGKQGWFKAFRRSRAFRTFVRDRAAVVALGVISVYISIAVLIIGAQLVNAISGDRLADTFIVKELSMARATERVGPDSLPGFFEQADADTRLQHADYMLSQVERELDREDPEAALRDVNFAELRVVDAPIEEIDTLVMAAYDQLDEVDIIYEDYENLLDDLADAREEVRTAVSEADAQAAQQRIDTLKQDTDEAYTELLTALDVLDERVDAVLPDPAGFGGFMYNMRLLLGTDSQGRSIMWRAVYSIRVATQVGLVSAIIAVVVGAFLGAMAGFFGGWVDHAIVWLYSTLSSVPYIVLLTVVAFVFGSMEVTVPFTDGVKVHQTLIPMYVAFGVTFWIAPCRQIRGEALKIRSLDYVQSATALGAGRFYIMRKHIIPNVLFLVFINFSLIFIGAIKSEVILSFLGIGVQGQPSWGVMISESRGEVLKQFFWQIGSATAFMFGLVLAFNVFSDALQDAFDPKHAR
- a CDS encoding ABC transporter permease subunit codes for the protein MWAYVLRRILYNIPVYMGVILFLMILLRLTDPVTAYLGKYPTYDQYSTKRTDFGLDKPLLGDWQIGGRTWQVREGGVGGDYLEKGRGTGKGYVQWTFDLPAGTYKVQTTWPSIEDEEGNPESVGEAGLVWVRLIEGDIALRTVSMDQTRPARSVEIDGVGWNDLGSVDLSKGESFTVRVLDDSSKGAVIDAIRVEPVRVNEGELPEPFVVDADPDLANVEVVDDPWTIGQFGRSLWDNQYFAALKRIVTLRFDQKSWSVESQSVGEIISTSIVPSLSVTLPVLILTTLISTSLGLLASFNRGRPLDRGVMFLAVLGMSISYLVYVIVGQYFGAQWPRLAFDLEIFAVSGYEPVLPLWSDVQMQLQDKGIENPGFFRTLWGWIAGVPKALSGWPYYCLLPVIIGVIVAMGYDTRFYRAVMVEECNKDYIRTARAKGASNRRVMYRHMLRNALIPIITRVMISLPFIIMGSLLVEIYFRIPGMGQQLFTAITNKDFPVVEAITALLAAIFIFTIILTDVLYAVVDPRVTLK